The region TAGTCAAATTTCaacattttccccttcctttaggtttccttcctctgctcttcccctaaGAAAGGCCTTCCTCATCCTGAGATCTGATGAATATTTACATCTGTCTAgctcattaattttaatttttaaatgccattagATCTGATATTGCTATATAGtgttctccattttaaaaacaaaacttgggcAGGGTGGATTTCAGCAGGGAAGACTTCTGATAAGAATGACacttgatgatgatggtgatataTGGATATGACCTTGAGGCCCTCAAACAGAAGATGGTATTAGGTCTCCTTCATTTCTGTCCTCTGGACCCTGAAGAGAGCTGTCGGTTGCATTTTATGTTGTCAACTTTCTTAGGCAACATCACATTGATCAACTCTAAGGCCAAAAAATTAGATTAAAGTATACCCTGAAATAAGCAAGAAAATTTTTGATCACTGAAGTATAGATGCTAAACCCCTCTTAGAAACTTCCTCTCTACTTACACATACACttggagttttaaaagttaattattatatttctcttaagattttaaCCATGCTTACCCAGCAAGACAATgccaagaaaggaggaagaggagcttAGTTCTTCCTACAACTCTGCCTTCCTCATCTGCCTCCCATCAGGCTTTCCCCGTGTTTTTACAAAGTATAAAGAGATAGGGAAGACTGTTAAggtttgcttttataaaaatgggGTTGTACTATCACCCTATAACTTCATTTTTTCAATAATGGTCATCCTTCTAGGTCAACAGATATGTATGATGTATTCTCTTGACAGCTACATAATCTGTCtgtcccactctctctccctctctccctctctctctctctctctctctcacacacacacacacacacacacacacacacacacacacacacacacatatacacacacagtcgGCTTAGACTACCATAGCAAAATATCAACGATTGAGTGATTTAAACAACAggagtttgtttctcacagtgcCTGAGGCTTAGAAGTCTAAACGCCAACCAATTCAGTTccctggtgagggctctcttcctggcttgcagatggcaaccttcttgctgtgtcttcaacttcagagagagagagagagctctggtcTTATAAGACCCTTCTAAAGACACTTCTTATAAGGATGCTAAGCCCATTATGAGGGCCCCACCcacatgacctcatctaaatctaactgcctcccaaaggctccaccttctaataccatcacattggaggttagggcttcaaaataTGAGTTTGGTGGGGGACATAGTCAGtccatgacacacacacacacacacacacacacacacacacacacacatttaaatcCTAGAATTGAATACCAAATAACTTGGTCTAGAAACCACGTCAACtttttaatacataatttaaaaacatttttatcaagTGTGTTTTTCAGGGTATAAGAATTATAAGATAtggcatttttaaatgacttaaaaagCCATCCCTGGGATTTTGTTGAAGTCAGAGTAGTTTAAAAACATGAgcttaatttcttaaataaataaatgaggtgtGCTTCttctagaccaaaaaaaaaaaaaaaaaaaaaaaattgggccaCAAATTGCTTAATGGAAGACAGCATTGTGTGATGATTAAGGTTGTTGCTAAAGATTAAAGCatattcttaatataaaaaagaaatagaagcgAGCTCGAAAatccaaataatttttctaatcaCATAATTTCTATAGTGGTACCAACTCAGTATTTCTCGACCTAAGATTTGGCAGGATGATAaggcatttcaaaaaaaaatatttaactttttcttcctacttttcttagATTCTATTACAACTTGAGCCCTTGAATTATTCGTGACTTTTGCAGCTGTTAAACAATAAaactcaggaaaatataaatatagaaattataGCTTGCTTCCCcccattttgaaaaggaaatgaggCCAGTCATTAGCCAAATATTTTTCACATGCACACAAATTGAAAGTTTTGTTGTCAAACATTTGTACTTTTCTGTGTAACTCTCATTTGTTTagtatataattaaaatgtcaatattctcCCCAAAAACTTCTTAGAGTGAAAACATATGATTTATTATACAATATTAATTAAGCTCCTACTTTGTGCTAATTAATTATCCAGGTGGTGGCTGGACAGAAATTTTCTATTGCGTTCAGAGCCAGGGAAACCATGTGTTCCAAGGAAAGTAATGAAGAGTTGGCAGAAAGTTGCCAGATCAATAAATACGGAGTGAGTAGTAACGCAACTGTGTATTTGCTCCCTGGAAACCTTTTTGGTATTTTATACTTGTTTAAGCATCACACGAACaacactgttctttcttttggcttcTGTCTTCATGGATAGCAAATCCTAGAATGTAAAGCCGATGTTTTTGTGATaccttgggagaaaaaaatttaccCTACTGTCACCTGTCAGCCACTGAAAAAGGTATGATTCTAATTACAGTCAGCTCGGGTCAACTTTGCTCATTCCGAAAAGTCATATTTGAGGGTTGAAAGTGAACTGTTATTTAAATGAATTGGGAGACTATCTTCTTAAAATGGGGAAGAACGCTCACATTTCTTTGCTGACCTCTTTATGGCTAGACATGAGAGCAGCAGTCCTCGTAATTACATACCATGCCTTGTCAGCATCCCATTGGCAGGGGGCCCTCGCTTGGTGAAGTGCAGGCCCTGCTGTGGAGGGCCCATGCTAGCCCGTGCACCCGCAAGGTGTGCCTGAGACGAGGCCCTGCTCTCCCATGCTCACTGCTTACAGCCAAGGAGATCGGGAGGAATACAGATCTCAGCCCCCACTCCACATCAGTTGactcaaaatctgcatttttaacatgaTCCctgaggtggtggggaggggggaggaggtcATACCCATGTTCAAGTTCAGGAAGCATTAgtttgcatcatttttttttaatttttaaaagatccctgGGAAGTAAGTAAGACTTTCCCCATTGCCAAGGATGACATCCTAAAAATTACAAAGATGCTGAGGTCATAGGGTGAATAATAACATTACCAAGTGTACTCTCTGTCCCAGGCACTGTACTGAGAGCTTCATACATATTTCCCTCCTGACACCTCTATGAGGCAGGTGCTGTTATTAtcctatttacagatgagaaaaatgaagccgGTGATGCTCAGATTCAAGTCTAGATCAAATCAGAGCCCACTCTATTCGCTGTGATGCTGATTCCTAGTAGGGTCTGACTTGTTTGACTCTCCAAACCATGTTCTTTGTACCACCAAACACTGCCCCTGACCATCACATTCTCACAGGTAGTGAAAGTGTAGGTGGAAAAAATCCACAAGACCGTATCTTCAGTGCAGTTTGCCTCTTCTTACTTTTTCCTGATTTACATTTTTGCCATGTGTCAGTACGTACAGAGTCTAATAGAAACATTATACAAAGACTGCGTTTCAAGCTGGTGACAATTCCTAATGTGTTTCAATGAAACAAAGTAGTTGTGAATATATGCTCCCTAGATATTCATCTCATAAAGCCACTTAGCGCCTTTTAGGATAAAAAGAGTAATCGTGCTAATAGAAACAGtatcaatgaataaataatgtgTCATGGCTTTATATAACCATGGGCTTAGAAGGTACCCTAGGGATTATGTAGTACCACCACCCAATTTTTCCCAGTGAAGGAAAAACTCTCCAGCTTAGAGTATTAAGAACAATAATCAATAACCACAAATTATAAAAgcaaccaaagaggaaaaaatattcattctcATCCTCTCTGGAATATTAATATAGTATTTGAAGTCTGATAGATTTGCCCCATTGTAAAGAAAGATAGCATTGCCAGGACTCAGTCCCTTCTTTCTTCATTGATAGTATGGTTTTCACAGTAACACATTCATCTTAATATGTCCTGTTTAGATCATATTGATGAAAAGGCCTCCAGGTTTTTCACCTTTCCGATCAGTACCCttggagaaaacagaagaaggaaCAACTGTAAGTCCACCCCACACTTCCATGGCACCTGTACAAGGTGAAGAGCGGGATTCAGGAAAAGAACAAGGACACACTCGTGGGCATAGCTGGGGCCATTACAAGCAAATAAAACATGGCTTTGGCCATGGCCATAAACATGAGCATGACCAAGGCCATGGGTACCACAGGGGACGTGGCCTTGGCCATGGACATCAAAGGGAACATGGCCTAGCCCAAGGACATATACATGAACATGGCCACGGccatggaaaatataaaaataaaagaaaaaacaatggaaaGCACAATGGTTGGAAAACAGAGCATTTGGCAAGTTCTTCTGAAGATAGTACTACCTCTTCTGCACAGACGCAAGAGAAGACAGAAGGGCCAACACCCCTCCCTTCCCTAGCCCAGCCAGGTATAGCGGCTACTGTGCCTGACTTTCAGGACTCAGATCTCATTGCAGCCATGATGCCTAAGCCACCAGCTCCCACAGAGAGTGATGATGATTGGATCCCTAACATCCAGATAGAGCCAAATAGCCTTTCATTTAACCTGATATCTGACTTTCCAGAAAAAACCTCCCCCAAATGTCCCGGACGCCCCTGGAAGCCAGTTAATGGAATGAAGCCAGCTGTGGAAGTGAAAGAATTTCATGATTTCGATCTCACTGatgctttgttttaatttatgcCGCCGTGAGTCTTTAACACTTCATCATTCCTCTCCCCATTGTCTAAATATCCTGATATAACACAACAAAAGCCCTGAAGCTTCAGAACAGCTTAGAGTGAAGGGGTGAGACTCGCAATGGGGACATCGTCAATCTCTATGGACGACGTATAACCGTGTGCAGAATCCTAAATTCCCTCTGGGTCTTCCTCACAAGTTTTCTTATCTAACACAGAAAATGGACAAACTCATGTGCCTTATGACCTATGGCAATTTGCTTTTCTGACAACAAATGTGTACCTTAAAATGTATGTCATGGACTTTCATACAAAGATTATTGACATTCTGAATAAACTGCGGCATGTGGTCCCTGAACACATGTGAAAATAAGGGAAGTCAAGAGATTGAATGCTGAATTTCttaatgggaaaagaaataataataaaacctctAGAGGTTAAAGAGGGACAGCGGGAAAGAAAGACAGATTGGCCAAAGAGAGGACAGGGGAAGTAAATTAACTGACTTTCAGTTTCCACAATGACTAGTGTATCAAATAGTTACTCCCACTTGACAAAGCTGTCCTGATAATTCTCTTTCTAGGTGAGAGGGTTTCTTGTAAGTCAGTCATTTCCATTTACTCATTAAGTACCTTTTACAACAAGGCTTTCAAATGggagttttctgtttgttcatttgttgccCACGCTATATTGAGTAATCCTGAGCTTTCAGC is a window of Zalophus californianus isolate mZalCal1 chromosome 1, mZalCal1.pri.v2, whole genome shotgun sequence DNA encoding:
- the KNG1 gene encoding kininogen-1 isoform X1; translation: MKLLALLFVCSRLLPSLTQESSQEIDCDDEDLFKAVDAALKKYNSRNQSGNQFVLYRVTEVVRTDDPDTFYSFKYQIREGNCSVQSGKTWQDCDYKESAQAATGECSATVGKRRNMKFSVATQTCQITPAEGPVVRAQYDCLGCVHPISTASPDLEPVLRHAIEHFNNNTDHSHLFALREVKRAHRQVVAGWNYEISYSVLQTNCSKENFLFLTPDCKSLLNGDIGECTDHAHMDLQLRIASFSQKCELYPGEDFVQPPSRICLGCPKDIPVNSPELEVALNHSIAKLNAENNGTFYFKIDSVKRATVQVVAGQKFSIAFRARETMCSKESNEELAESCQINKYGQILECKADVFVIPWEKKIYPTVTCQPLKKIILMKRPPGFSPFRSVPLEKTEEGTTVSPPHTSMAPVQGEERDSGKEQGHTRGHSWGHYKQIKHGFGHGHKHEHDQGHGYHRGRGLGHGHQREHGLAQGHIHEHGHGHGKYKNKRKNNGKHNGWKTEHLASSSEDSTTSSAQTQEKTEGPTPLPSLAQPGIAATVPDFQDSDLIAAMMPKPPAPTESDDDWIPNIQIEPNSLSFNLISDFPEKTSPKCPGRPWKPVNGMKPAVEVKEFHDFDLTDALF